The genomic stretch ATTTAGAAGAATTTATTGAAGCGTCCGAGTCAAAGGAAACCGAGAAGCAGGAAAACGCTTTGAGCAAATGGCATTCCTGGCTAGCCAGCCTGAAAGAGCCCTCTTTGAAGTTTTTAGCGATTACTGCTGATGTGGTTACGCTGAGTCTACCGTTATTAAAACTGCTAGGCCTATCTACGTTATAAGCTTGAAAGTAATATCCAATACTAGATATAATAGAAGTGACTATTCGTCGTTGACCGCTTACACCGTTGATAGGTGAAAGGAGGATAAGGTTTGTCCTGTCCTGATCAAGATGAATAGTTTTTTCTATTTGTAGAGGGGTAGATAAAAAGTGGCGCGTTCCGTCTATATCGTTCAATCGCAAATGATTTCGTTGGGTGAAGAACCCTTTAATAGCAGTGGTCGTCTCAGGAAGGCGTTTCAGCCCATGTATACAAGCCAGACTTGTTATAAAGATATGCGACTAGCGATATACGATTACTATCGTGTAAATGGCAGTCCATATACACAGGTGAAAAGGGAACGATACCCAGTTACCAACGCTCCTTTTATACGTCATATGGGTCAGGTATGCTTTAATACAAAAAGAGCCTTTTACATTGATTCAGCCTATGATCGTGAAGATTTAGCATTATTAGTATCGAATAAAACAGATTACTGGAATCCATATGATCATTCTGACAATGTAGATGCCGCATCCTTACGTGATATTCCGTTTTTTGGCTACAATCCAGAGCTTGAAGATCAACGAATGAATTATTTATATTTTGAGCTGAGACCGTCTATGCCGATAGAGATGTTCCATAATGATAACTCTGTAGCCAAGGGTAAGCTATTCATTCATTTTTATCCAAGCGGATACATTGGACTTCATCTGGCTACTGCTTTGAAAGGAACAGAGGCAAGGAGTGCGCGTGACATTCATGATTTAGTTAAAGAGACCCGCCCTGGACGGAAAGGAAATACTTGGGTATGGAAAAGTAAGCTTGGCGAATTAAAGTTAAATGAACTAATGAAACAAATCACAGCTAACATTGCGGTTTCTCTGTTTGAGGATGGTACACAACTTAAAACGAATGATAAAGAGTGGAGCAGCTCTGTTTCTGTTGTTAGTGATGATAACATGGATGAGCTGACAGCCAGCATGTTTCATAGCTCCCCAACTATTCTAAATATGAATAGTAGGATTGGGGAAACGATCGTCAAAGAACAGCTGCTCGCTTCCCCACAAGGAAATTTATATTTATATAGCCCGCAGCGTAAACGGCAATCTGTGCTCCATTCTTTTTGGAGAATTTTGCATATTCATGAATTGGTGTTGCTAAAAAAACGGATTTATGAAGATTATTATGTCGTAACGAAAAGGCATAAGGAGCATTTAGCAGATATGAGCTTGGTTAAGCCTGAGGCAGGGGCACCTAAGGGTACCGCCTATAACCCTTTAGTCAAACGTTTTTTATCAGAGATGGATCACGTTGTTCAAACGGCCGAACCTTTTTATAAAGCTGCATACTCGGTTATTTGTAAAGGAATTGGATTTGATAGCCGCCGAGAACGACTTATGAATAGCATCAAAGAGTGGGAGCAGGAGCTCCATAAAATAAATGACAGAGAGCGTTATGAAGAGCTTGCTCAATTGAGGAGTACTATCATACAAGGGGATAGTTATACTAATTTCGGACAGGTAGGCGCTATGGGGAAAGAGGCTGTGGCAAGCGGCAATGTATTTAAGGTTTATCCTGATGATCATACGGTAGTCGAATGGCAATCGGAATATGTTGAGCTGCTTGAAGAAGTGATCAAAGTAATTGGCAATAGGCCTGAAGAGCGGTATACAGATTGGCCGCAGGTTGTCATGAATATTCAAAATATCGTTGATGCCGCGAAAAAAGGGGATGAAGCTGCTCGGACGCTTGCAATTGATCATTGGAAAAAATGGCTTCAGTCCGAATGGAAGGATCAGAGGAAGGAATATGCCAAAGGTATTAGTCCAATTGTGGGTTCATCGGCCCTGCAAAAACTATTACATATTCATAAGAAAATTAAGTTTTGAGAACATGATTAATTGGGATTATGATGTGCCTATATGTAGTGTTTCGAAGCGCAATAAATCCACGGCCGCATAGGGTTGTGGATTTTTTGGTGTGGATATACTTATACAGCATGGATAGATGCTAGCTTGAAGCTGACTAGCGCTTTTTTTTCATTTTGTTCAATTTCATGAAAGTAAGGATAACAGCAACCATCATGACCAGAAAATAGGCAACAGCAAATATGAGCAATGGTCTGGCATATGTGGAGAAGGAAAAGAACAGCTCACTTGACTAAAAGCTAGAATGGGAATAAACTAATATTAGTTAAGAGATCTTAACTATTAATATAACAACTAAATCTAATGCACTTAATTGCTAGCGATCGAGGTGTGAAATGCTGGACAAGCAAAACCAATTGTCCAATTTGGTTAGCCATCATATGCTGGCGATAGTGGGCAATTTCTCCAAAATTCGTGATAGTGACTTACCGGCACCTCAATTTTATATTCTTCAGACGTTAGCTAAGCAAGACATGTTAACCAGCTCGTATTTTGCAAACATCATGGACGTGACGCTCTCTGCCATTACCAATTTAAGCAATAAGCTGGTACGGAAGGGCTACATTGAACGTGTGGTTTCGGAGACGGACAGACGGCAGACTTATTTGAAAATAACGGAGCAGGGACGCGAGGTTGAGCAGCGCATGCTGGAGAGATATCGGTATCTGACGGATGATTTATGGTCTGATTTTACGGATGAGGAGCTGGACCTGCTTATTGTTTCTTATGAAAAAATGATTGCGAAGATGGAGAGCAAGAGCAACGAGCAAAAATCAGAGTGAAATTCATAGGAGGTTTTTCGCGTGGGAAGATTAGATAATAAAGTAGCTATTGTAACTGGCGCAGCAGGCGGTATGGGAAAAGCTGATGCGCTCCTATTTGCCAAAGAAGGCGCGAAGGTCGTCATTACGGATCTGCAGGAAGAAAAATTGCAGGAGGTTGTGCGTGAGATCGAGGATATGGGCGGCGAGGCTCTCGGCATTAAGCATAATGTAGAGTCCGAAGAGGACTGGGTTCAAGTCGTAGAGCAAACGATCAGCAAATTTGGCCAAATTAATATCCTTGTGAACAATGCCGGCATTTCTGATCCAACGCCATTCATGGACCAGACGGTTGAGCGCTGGGAAAAAACGATGTCGATTAACGTAACAAGCATTTTTCTTGGGCAAAAATACGTTATACCTCATATGATTACAGCTGGCGGCGGTTCTATTATAAACATCTCCTCTATTGCCGGTTTGACTGGAGGCAGCGGCGCAGGCCCGTACACGGCGAGCAAAGGTGCTGTTCGAATGCTTACTAAGGCGACGGCTGTTGATTTTGCAAAGCATAACATTCGGGCTAATTCTATACACCCAGGCTATATCGAGACCCCAATGACTGTAGATCTTATGAAAGACGAGAAAATGAAGCAGTGGTTTCTTGCTCAAACACCGCTTCCGCGCCTTGGCAAAGCCGAGGACATCGCTAACGGTGTCTTGTTCCTAGCCTCGGATGAATCGTCTTATATTACAGGTATTGAACTGCCGATTGATGGCGGATATTACGCTAAATAATGCTGTTAAAATTAAAGCTAGGGACGCCGGCCATAGGCCGGAATCCTTAGCTTTTTATTATGGGCATGACCACCATTTTAATCCACAATCGTCCGCGGTTGTGGATTTTTGCATTTTATTGACTACAAGTGTCCCAAAAGACCAAATTGATATTCATTTTATTGATTCAACTGCCGATGAACCCTTTGTTACAACTATGCTATACGATTTCCAATACCGATAATTAGAGCGTATAGATCTATTAGCACTATGAACCAAAAAACAGCTATGACTAGGAGTATGATAACTGACATGAGAGATTTAACATCTACGATATCATCGATTGAAAAGTCATCTATTATTTTATTAGCCGATGAAAAAGGAACGATTACATATGCGAATAATCAGTTTTTAGCATTGTCTCGGTATGAAAAAAATGAATTAATCGGATATAACTATAAAAAAATCAGTTCAGAAAGCTATTCTCATTCATACTTTGACCAATTGCTTCAAATTGTGGGTCAAGGGAACGTTTGGGAAGGTAAAATCATGAGCCAGTCGAAGGACGGAAACGATTATTGGCTGGACATCACTATTATTCCTTTAAAGGATGAACAAAACCGTATTTTTCAATATATCATAATTGGAACGGAAATGACGAGTGGCCAGGTGTCCGACGATTCGTTCACAAAAACAATAAAGGATTTGCATGATATTACAAATGCACTCGATGAATCCTCCATTGTGGCAATTACGGACGAGAAGGGGACCATTTCTTACGTTAACGACAAGTTTTGCAAAATTTCTAAGTATTCTCGTGAGGAGCTAGTTGGAAGGACGCATCGAGTTATTAACTCCGGTTATCATTCGAAATCCTTCTTCAAGTCGATGTGGGAGACGATCAAGCAGGGAGAGGTTTGGAAGGGCGAGGTGAAAAACCGCGCAAAGGATGGCAGCGAATATTGGATGAATACAACGATTGTACCGTATCTCGATGATCGTGGTATTCCTTATCAATATGTATCCATTCGCACGGATATTACGGATCGGATCAAGGCAGAGACTGCTCTTGCAGAAGCACTGCAGAGTGATTTTCGCAGAACCGTTCAAAATCTGCAAAATTGTATTTTTAAAATGGAAACGGATGATAACAATAGATTCACGTATACATTAAGTGAAGGCAAGCTGGCTGAAGAGCTGGGCTTGACGATGGACAAGGTTTTGAATAAAACACCGCATGAGATTTTCAACGATCATGTTGCAGAGCTAATGGAGCTTAATCTGGGCAATGCATTGGCTGGAATGGTTGTAAATTTTGAGATGGAGTATTTGGATAGGCATTTTTATATGACCTTGTCTCCTATTCAGGAAAATGAAAAAATAGTTGAAGTTGTAGGGTCTATGATTGATATTACCGAAAGAAAAAAAGCGGAGGATACCATTCATTATATGGCTCACTATGACGCGTTGACGCATTTACCTAATCGTACGTTGTTCAATCATGAATTAATGAATGCGCTCGCTCATGCGAGAGAAAAATCAGAACAAATTGGCATCATATTTATTGACTTGGATCGATTTAAAACGATTAATGATACACTCGGACACTCTATGGGCGATCATTTGTTAAAGGCCGTTTCGAAACGGATATCGGAATGCTTGCGAAGCTGCGATTTTCTCTCTCGGCAAGGAGGGGATGAGTTTACCTTGTTCCTTCCTAATATTACTCGGACAGAAATTGAAGTGATTGCAAAACGGATCATTGATCGGATGTCTGAGGCATTTTATATCGAGCACCTGGAAATATACAGCACGCCGAGCATTGGAATTAGTATGTTTCCAGACGATGGAGATGATATTGAAATTTTACTTAAAAATGCAGATGCAGCGATGTATTTAGCTAAGGAAAAACGAAGGAATAACTATCAATTTTTCACTAAGGAATTGCATAAAGCGATAGCTAACAAGCTAAAGCTGGAGAGTGATCTGCGCAGAGCTCTTGATCAGAACCAGTTTATTTTGTATTACCAACCGAAGGTTGAAATTAATACTGGTGAAATTATAGGTATGGAAGCTTTAATCCGTTGGATGCATCCTGAGCT from Paenibacillus sp. FSL H8-0548 encodes the following:
- a CDS encoding MarR family transcriptional regulator codes for the protein MLDKQNQLSNLVSHHMLAIVGNFSKIRDSDLPAPQFYILQTLAKQDMLTSSYFANIMDVTLSAITNLSNKLVRKGYIERVVSETDRRQTYLKITEQGREVEQRMLERYRYLTDDLWSDFTDEELDLLIVSYEKMIAKMESKSNEQKSE
- a CDS encoding EAL domain-containing protein; its protein translation is MRDLTSTISSIEKSSIILLADEKGTITYANNQFLALSRYEKNELIGYNYKKISSESYSHSYFDQLLQIVGQGNVWEGKIMSQSKDGNDYWLDITIIPLKDEQNRIFQYIIIGTEMTSGQVSDDSFTKTIKDLHDITNALDESSIVAITDEKGTISYVNDKFCKISKYSREELVGRTHRVINSGYHSKSFFKSMWETIKQGEVWKGEVKNRAKDGSEYWMNTTIVPYLDDRGIPYQYVSIRTDITDRIKAETALAEALQSDFRRTVQNLQNCIFKMETDDNNRFTYTLSEGKLAEELGLTMDKVLNKTPHEIFNDHVAELMELNLGNALAGMVVNFEMEYLDRHFYMTLSPIQENEKIVEVVGSMIDITERKKAEDTIHYMAHYDALTHLPNRTLFNHELMNALAHAREKSEQIGIIFIDLDRFKTINDTLGHSMGDHLLKAVSKRISECLRSCDFLSRQGGDEFTLFLPNITRTEIEVIAKRIIDRMSEAFYIEHLEIYSTPSIGISMFPDDGDDIEILLKNADAAMYLAKEKRRNNYQFFTKELHKAIANKLKLESDLRRALDQNQFILYYQPKVEINTGEIIGMEALIRWMHPELGLVPPMEFISIAEETGLIIPIGEWVMRTACRRVKQWHQAGYEQLTVAVNISLRQFMQNDFHEIIKEILEENDLLPEFLELEITESIAHDAKQTIRVLNRIKSLGVKISIDDFGTGYSSLSYLSQFPIDRLKIDQSFVRHLSVSNQAIIKTIIDMAHNMGIAVIAEGVETKEHVDFLKQQQCKEVQGYYYSKPLADTEANTFLRDHRKGMRFH
- a CDS encoding glucose 1-dehydrogenase, with protein sequence MGRLDNKVAIVTGAAGGMGKADALLFAKEGAKVVITDLQEEKLQEVVREIEDMGGEALGIKHNVESEEDWVQVVEQTISKFGQINILVNNAGISDPTPFMDQTVERWEKTMSINVTSIFLGQKYVIPHMITAGGGSIINISSIAGLTGGSGAGPYTASKGAVRMLTKATAVDFAKHNIRANSIHPGYIETPMTVDLMKDEKMKQWFLAQTPLPRLGKAEDIANGVLFLASDESSYITGIELPIDGGYYAK